In Vibrio sp. NTOU-M3, the following proteins share a genomic window:
- a CDS encoding SbcC/MukB-like Walker B domain-containing protein, whose translation MKPIKLTVQAFGPFAEREVIDFTLLGSAPLFLINGPTGSGKSTILDAICFALYGETTGSERTGDQMRCDHAKAELMTEVIFEFALGEKHYRIERSPEQQIPKKRGEGTTKRTHSATLFCIDHQDEELIANKPTPVAKAIVELIGLDVKQFRQVMVLPQGKFRELLIANSKEREQIFGQLFATHIYVAIERALFDRAAGIRKAKDEFDNQIKGVLDVVNVDSEEALHALHQQQLPQCELAEKELVKTQKELEQAQANEKQAVELISKFDNLEQMLAQQTTHLAQHEAHAQNKVQRENASAAIALNVAHARLQQTNQEAKHVSEQVCKTKVTLEAATQQLEVSNNAWLHAAEQAKQVPELNQQLYTLKEISGKFAELAKSEQMVAKSNQHISQLSTEKSALDRTHQSLEKSLTEKRSEFESVKDAYATIPLKQQQLDAINSQLTLVVQKAETETALEKQQLLLKQLEQEQMQAQHLVAKAKETADRIEFHWHSTQAAQLAKRLELGEPCPVCGSCEHPNPARFTSEEVTKKDVEQARLEQQKHQEQLDTVSARVQKGMLVVAKTQQSLDSILLQLGERAIEKKEQVAAQLSILDNELAQLRRLDPEQTSQQLVQLESQFTKVKSELDEKTQQLNDANVLLARQLAEVDTYSKGIPAQYQKQEEVTVAIAQTEHLVKQYLDTEQTTKAHAEQGKQKTIELQATCDELSKQLNRTQTEVEEAQRLWLEALSSSPFADEQAYLAAKLDPQTLALLDVEIQTYDEKSASLRGSIETLQKTLEGASKPEVEMLSQVREQANIAHQQALNAYSEAKSVLDRIQEVQKRLVALYAQNEALEKEYQVIGTLSDIANGKTGAKVSLHRFVLGVLLDDVLIQASQRLRIMSKGRYELRRKEERAKGNAGSGLDLMVEDGYTGKLRDVATLSGGESFMAALSLALGLSDVVQSYSGGIRLDTLFIDEGFGSLDPESLDLAIQTLIDLQQGGRTIGVISHVSELKEQMSLRVDIEASRVGSRVKVVS comes from the coding sequence ATGAAGCCAATCAAATTAACCGTTCAAGCTTTTGGTCCATTCGCGGAGCGTGAAGTTATTGACTTTACATTGCTTGGCTCGGCACCTTTATTCTTGATCAATGGGCCTACTGGTTCTGGGAAAAGTACAATTCTTGATGCCATTTGTTTTGCTTTATACGGTGAAACTACTGGTAGTGAACGTACGGGCGACCAGATGCGTTGTGACCATGCGAAAGCGGAGTTGATGACGGAGGTCATTTTTGAGTTTGCGTTGGGTGAGAAACACTATCGCATTGAACGTAGCCCAGAGCAGCAGATCCCCAAAAAACGGGGTGAGGGAACAACTAAAAGAACCCACTCAGCAACGTTGTTTTGTATCGACCATCAAGACGAAGAGTTAATTGCAAATAAACCCACCCCCGTTGCGAAGGCGATCGTCGAGTTAATTGGTTTAGACGTTAAGCAATTTCGGCAAGTGATGGTGTTGCCTCAAGGAAAGTTCCGTGAACTGCTCATCGCAAATTCCAAGGAGCGTGAACAGATTTTTGGGCAACTTTTTGCAACACACATTTATGTTGCTATTGAGCGGGCATTGTTTGACCGTGCAGCGGGCATTCGCAAAGCGAAAGACGAGTTTGATAACCAAATTAAAGGCGTATTAGATGTCGTGAATGTGGACAGTGAAGAAGCGCTGCATGCATTACACCAGCAACAACTCCCACAATGTGAATTAGCAGAAAAAGAACTAGTAAAGACGCAAAAAGAGCTAGAGCAAGCACAGGCGAATGAGAAACAGGCGGTAGAGCTGATTAGTAAGTTTGACAACCTAGAGCAGATGCTTGCCCAGCAAACAACGCATTTGGCACAGCATGAGGCCCATGCTCAAAACAAAGTGCAACGAGAAAATGCGTCAGCAGCAATCGCTCTGAATGTCGCACATGCTCGGTTGCAACAAACCAATCAAGAAGCCAAGCATGTCTCTGAACAAGTATGTAAAACCAAAGTCACGCTTGAAGCTGCCACTCAACAACTTGAAGTAAGCAATAATGCTTGGCTCCATGCAGCAGAGCAAGCCAAACAAGTACCTGAGCTCAATCAGCAGCTATACACATTAAAGGAAATCTCAGGAAAGTTTGCTGAGTTGGCGAAATCCGAGCAAATGGTGGCTAAAAGCAACCAACACATTTCTCAATTGAGTACTGAGAAGTCGGCGTTAGATAGAACGCATCAAAGCTTGGAGAAAAGTCTTACTGAAAAACGCAGTGAGTTCGAGTCGGTAAAAGATGCTTACGCTACTATTCCGCTGAAGCAGCAGCAACTTGATGCCATCAACAGCCAACTAACGCTTGTTGTTCAAAAAGCAGAAACTGAAACTGCGCTTGAGAAGCAACAATTGCTTTTAAAGCAGCTTGAACAAGAGCAAATGCAAGCCCAACATCTTGTTGCCAAGGCGAAAGAAACGGCAGATCGTATCGAGTTTCATTGGCATAGCACTCAGGCTGCTCAACTTGCAAAACGCCTTGAACTAGGGGAACCATGTCCTGTTTGTGGCAGTTGTGAGCACCCAAATCCAGCTCGTTTTACCTCTGAAGAAGTCACAAAAAAAGACGTTGAACAAGCGCGTTTAGAACAACAAAAGCATCAAGAGCAACTCGATACCGTCAGTGCCCGAGTTCAAAAAGGCATGCTGGTGGTGGCGAAAACCCAGCAATCGCTAGACAGCATTTTGCTCCAGCTTGGTGAAAGAGCAATAGAGAAGAAAGAACAAGTTGCAGCGCAATTATCGATTTTAGACAATGAGTTAGCTCAGCTACGTCGCCTTGACCCTGAGCAGACTAGCCAACAACTTGTGCAACTTGAAAGTCAGTTCACCAAAGTGAAGAGTGAATTAGATGAAAAAACACAACAATTAAATGATGCGAATGTGTTACTAGCGCGACAGTTGGCGGAAGTCGACACTTATTCAAAAGGGATCCCAGCACAGTATCAGAAGCAGGAAGAGGTTACGGTCGCCATTGCACAAACAGAGCATTTGGTTAAGCAATATCTCGACACTGAACAAACGACGAAAGCACATGCTGAGCAGGGAAAACAGAAAACGATTGAGCTGCAAGCAACATGTGATGAACTGAGTAAGCAATTAAATCGGACTCAAACTGAAGTAGAAGAGGCTCAGCGACTCTGGTTAGAAGCGCTTTCGAGCAGCCCGTTTGCAGATGAGCAAGCCTATCTTGCCGCCAAGTTAGATCCGCAGACACTGGCGCTTCTAGATGTCGAGATACAAACGTATGATGAGAAGTCTGCCAGTCTACGAGGCTCAATTGAAACGCTACAGAAAACACTTGAAGGCGCTTCAAAGCCTGAAGTCGAGATGTTGTCACAAGTAAGAGAGCAAGCCAATATTGCTCACCAACAGGCGCTGAACGCTTATTCTGAGGCTAAGTCTGTATTAGATCGTATCCAAGAAGTGCAAAAGAGATTAGTGGCCCTTTATGCGCAAAACGAGGCTCTTGAAAAAGAGTACCAAGTGATCGGCACTTTAAGTGATATCGCAAATGGTAAAACTGGGGCAAAAGTGAGCTTACACCGCTTTGTTCTTGGTGTGTTGTTGGATGATGTGCTTATTCAGGCCTCTCAACGTTTGCGGATCATGAGCAAAGGGCGATACGAGCTTCGTCGTAAGGAAGAACGTGCAAAAGGTAATGCAGGCTCAGGGCTTGATTTGATGGTGGAAGATGGCTACACCGGCAAGTTGAGAGATGTTGCGACCTTATCTGGCGGTGAATCGTTTATGGCGGCATTATCGTTAGCGTTAGGGCTTTCGGATGTGGTTCAGTCATACAGTGGCGGAATTCGACTGGACACACTGTTTATTGATGAAGGCTTTGGTAGTCTTGACCCAGAATCGTTGGATTTGGCAATCCAAACCTTAATCGATCTCCAGCAAGGTGGACGAACGATCGGCGTGATTTCTCATGTCAGTGAGTTAAAAGAACAGATGTCACTGCGTGTTGATATTGAAGCCAGTCGAGTTGGAAGCCGAGTGAAAGTCGTTAGCTAG
- a CDS encoding exonuclease SbcCD subunit D has protein sequence MKFLHTSDWHLGRQFHNVSLLKDQQAVLNQIIAYLSHNDVDAVVVAGDIYDRSVPPTAAIEVLNDFINRTCNELNVPVILIPGNHDGAQRLGFASRQMSGAGLHILSTFEDMRQPVIITSQQAGDVAFWGMPYNDPELVRHAYQTPVSTHDEAHKQLVDEITEHFSSDQKNVLISHCFVDGAIDSESERPLSIGGSDRVSHEHFLPFDYVALGHLHQPQKKGEDYIRYSGSLMKYSFSEQHQKKGMTLVELDKSGFKSATHIDLVAPHQMRIIEGELHNIIEQGQKDPNSHDYILARLTDKHAILDPMEKLRKSYPNVLHLEKPGMLIGVEQEMGKAQLARSEMDMFKDFFTEAKQEALTEAQEAAMNEIIGQLTRKQENA, from the coding sequence ATGAAGTTCCTTCACACTTCGGACTGGCATCTTGGCCGTCAATTTCACAACGTATCTCTTCTTAAAGATCAGCAAGCTGTTTTAAATCAAATCATTGCGTACCTAAGTCACAATGATGTTGATGCTGTAGTGGTTGCTGGTGACATTTACGATCGTTCTGTTCCTCCTACGGCTGCGATAGAAGTGTTGAACGACTTTATCAACCGAACGTGTAACGAACTCAATGTCCCTGTCATTCTTATCCCAGGAAATCACGATGGTGCTCAGCGATTAGGGTTTGCTTCCCGTCAGATGTCGGGGGCAGGTTTACACATACTGAGTACATTTGAAGATATGCGTCAGCCGGTAATCATCACGTCCCAACAAGCCGGTGACGTGGCCTTTTGGGGTATGCCATATAACGACCCTGAATTGGTACGTCATGCCTATCAAACGCCAGTTTCTACCCATGACGAAGCGCATAAGCAGTTAGTCGATGAGATCACCGAACATTTTTCTTCTGATCAGAAAAATGTCCTTATTAGTCATTGTTTTGTCGATGGGGCCATCGATTCTGAATCTGAGCGTCCGTTGTCGATTGGTGGTTCTGATAGGGTGAGTCATGAGCACTTTCTGCCATTTGATTATGTGGCGCTTGGGCATTTGCATCAACCTCAGAAAAAAGGTGAAGACTACATCCGTTATTCCGGCTCACTCATGAAATACAGCTTCTCTGAACAACATCAAAAGAAAGGGATGACGTTAGTTGAGTTGGATAAGTCTGGTTTTAAATCTGCCACTCATATCGATTTGGTGGCTCCTCACCAAATGCGCATTATTGAGGGAGAGCTTCATAACATTATCGAACAAGGGCAAAAAGATCCTAATAGTCACGATTACATATTGGCTCGTCTAACAGATAAACATGCCATCTTGGACCCGATGGAGAAGCTGAGGAAATCGTATCCGAATGTGCTCCACCTAGAGAAACCCGGCATGTTAATTGGGGTTGAACAAGAGATGGGTAAAGCGCAGTTGGCAAGAAGTGAAATGGATATGTTTAAGGATTTTTTCACCGAAGCAAAGCAAGAAGCGTTAACAGAAGCTCAAGAAGCGGCCATGAATGAGATCATTGGTCAACTAACCCGCAAGCAAGAGAACGCATAA
- a CDS encoding ketoacyl-ACP synthase III, translated as MSNFYAEITGWGKCLPPATLSNDDLSTFIDTSDEWIKTRTGIENRRISHVNTSDMATVAAQHALACAGLAAEDIDLVIIATCSPDSLIPNIASKVSQNLGLKTATAFDLNAACTGFVYGLETATRLIQAGNYRNAIVVGAERLSFYIDWTKRDTAVLFGDGAGAVVLSKTEKQVGLQHAQLGCDSAGRDILAVPKFGTCMDRFAADNGYWDFNFVGKEIFKRAVKGMGAAAHSVLTRSNLSTENVDVVIPHQANIRIIQTLCDLSGIEQEKAFVNIHNYGNTSAATVPIALCEALEQGRVKAGDNLLLAAFGAGLTWGAGHIKWGERVTPIGKSDATLPTCDNTALELLEHAIAHCKSRAE; from the coding sequence ATGTCTAACTTTTATGCCGAAATTACCGGGTGGGGGAAATGCTTACCACCTGCAACGCTGTCGAATGATGACCTAAGCACGTTCATTGATACTTCAGATGAGTGGATAAAAACACGTACTGGAATTGAAAATCGTCGTATCAGCCATGTGAACACCTCTGACATGGCAACAGTTGCCGCTCAGCATGCATTGGCTTGCGCAGGTTTAGCCGCTGAAGATATTGATTTGGTGATCATTGCAACTTGCTCACCAGATTCCTTGATTCCAAATATTGCATCTAAAGTATCGCAAAACCTCGGGTTAAAAACGGCTACAGCATTTGATCTCAATGCTGCCTGTACAGGTTTTGTATACGGTTTGGAAACGGCCACTCGTTTAATCCAAGCGGGCAATTACCGCAATGCTATCGTTGTAGGTGCGGAAAGACTGTCGTTTTACATTGACTGGACAAAGCGTGACACCGCCGTGTTGTTTGGTGATGGTGCAGGTGCTGTCGTGCTTTCAAAAACTGAGAAACAAGTCGGTTTACAACACGCTCAACTTGGTTGTGACTCAGCAGGGCGAGATATTCTTGCAGTGCCGAAATTCGGTACCTGCATGGATCGATTTGCGGCTGATAACGGCTACTGGGACTTTAATTTCGTCGGTAAAGAAATCTTTAAACGAGCAGTAAAAGGTATGGGGGCAGCAGCACACAGTGTGCTAACTCGAAGCAACCTCTCAACTGAAAATGTCGATGTAGTGATTCCACATCAAGCTAATATTCGCATTATCCAAACACTGTGTGATCTGTCAGGTATTGAGCAAGAAAAAGCCTTTGTGAATATTCACAATTACGGCAATACCTCAGCGGCAACCGTGCCAATTGCGCTATGTGAAGCGTTAGAGCAAGGGCGAGTAAAAGCCGGAGATAACCTTTTACTTGCGGCATTTGGCGCCGGATTAACATGGGGTGCTGGCCATATTAAATGGGGTGAGCGTGTGACGCCAATTGGCAAGAGTGATGCAACACTACCAACATGCGACAATACAGCACTAGAGCTACTGGAACACGCAATCGCGCACTGTAAAAGCCGAGCGGAATAA
- the trxC gene encoding thioredoxin TrxC, whose protein sequence is MSTFNTRCPSCSGLNRVPLERVSDLPKCGKCQSELLDGAPVEGTDLNFDAILNSDQPVVVDFWAPWCNPCVGFAPVFADVAVEQKQKVRFVKVDTETQQNLAMKYQIRSIPTVMVFKGGERVDIINGALPKSQFQQWLNAAISK, encoded by the coding sequence ATGTCTACATTTAACACCCGTTGTCCTTCTTGTTCAGGACTGAACCGAGTTCCTTTAGAAAGAGTATCGGACCTTCCCAAATGTGGTAAGTGTCAATCAGAGCTGCTTGATGGCGCGCCCGTCGAAGGTACCGATTTAAACTTCGATGCGATATTAAATAGCGACCAACCTGTGGTTGTTGATTTCTGGGCACCATGGTGTAACCCATGTGTTGGGTTTGCCCCAGTATTTGCTGATGTGGCTGTAGAACAAAAACAGAAAGTACGATTCGTAAAAGTTGATACCGAAACACAACAAAACCTTGCTATGAAATATCAAATTAGAAGCATTCCAACCGTTATGGTTTTCAAAGGCGGTGAAAGAGTCGATATAATTAACGGCGCTCTTCCTAAAAGCCAGTTCCAGCAATGGTTAAACGCGGCTATAAGCAAATAG
- a CDS encoding MFS transporter, with product MENTFSPEPVKARITVPVIALALYAVASGYLMSLIPLMLPHYGLESSLASWLASVFYAGLLVGAVIIEPLVTRVGHRNAFVYCLTAFILTIIALPIFTNATLWLSARFIAGIAVAGVFVIVESWLLHGDETSRAKRLGLYMGSLYGGSSLGQLGIGLLGIEGGVPFIAIFTLLLMAIVVLLFGESDQPESQHSIPLSLKQIGKLNHAAIIGCIVSGLTLGAIYGLMPLELDNRGIQHQDLGSLMALIILGGMAVQPIVPWLSKYLGRTLLMALFCMLGVAAIALTSAFSDLRVLGLGLFILGMATFAIYPVAINLGCDKLDASYIVSATQVMLFSYSVGSVAGPVAADWFMADNHGLMRYLFATLLATCIYMLLASVKSKRQAMAGE from the coding sequence TTGGAAAATACCTTCTCTCCTGAACCTGTGAAAGCTCGTATCACCGTGCCAGTTATTGCATTAGCACTTTATGCCGTTGCATCTGGTTATCTGATGAGCTTAATTCCGTTGATGCTTCCGCATTACGGGTTGGAGAGTAGTTTAGCCAGCTGGCTTGCTAGTGTTTTTTATGCAGGTTTGTTAGTTGGCGCCGTCATCATTGAACCGCTCGTCACTCGTGTCGGCCACCGCAATGCTTTTGTCTATTGCTTAACAGCTTTCATCTTAACCATCATCGCATTGCCAATTTTTACGAATGCTACACTTTGGCTCAGCGCGCGATTCATTGCCGGTATTGCCGTTGCTGGGGTATTTGTCATTGTTGAGTCTTGGCTCTTACATGGTGATGAAACTTCTCGCGCCAAACGTCTAGGTTTATATATGGGTTCCCTTTATGGAGGCAGCTCACTAGGGCAACTCGGCATCGGTTTGCTAGGCATTGAAGGTGGCGTGCCATTCATCGCTATTTTCACTTTGCTTCTGATGGCAATTGTCGTACTTCTATTTGGCGAGTCCGATCAACCTGAAAGCCAACACAGCATTCCTTTGTCTTTAAAACAAATTGGGAAGTTAAACCACGCTGCAATTATTGGTTGTATTGTTTCTGGCCTCACACTGGGCGCTATTTATGGTCTGATGCCTCTTGAGCTGGATAACCGAGGAATCCAACATCAGGATTTAGGCAGCTTAATGGCTTTAATCATTCTTGGTGGCATGGCGGTTCAACCTATCGTCCCATGGTTATCTAAGTACTTAGGCAGAACATTACTGATGGCTCTATTTTGTATGTTAGGGGTAGCCGCTATCGCTTTGACCAGCGCTTTCTCAGATTTGCGCGTGTTGGGGCTTGGCCTGTTCATACTTGGTATGGCGACATTCGCCATCTACCCTGTAGCTATCAACCTTGGTTGCGATAAGTTAGATGCAAGCTACATCGTCTCTGCAACTCAAGTAATGCTGTTTAGCTACAGTGTCGGCTCTGTTGCTGGCCCTGTTGCCGCAGACTGGTTTATGGCAGACAACCACGGCTTAATGCGATATCTGTTCGCGACATTGCTAGCAACGTGCATCTATATGTTACTTGCAAGCGTGAAAAGCAAACGCCAAGCCATGGCAGGAGAATAA
- a CDS encoding nitrous oxide-stimulated promoter family protein translates to MDKKSSMILQGALLTEFKTVTAMVKIYCHAHHTEHEGRDELCETCESLLDYAEMRLDRCPYGQNKPTCNQCPIHCYKPEPKEQMRLVMRYSGPRMLLPHPILAIRHLIHEKRKVPEQPSSNVSNRYLRKQKEKGA, encoded by the coding sequence ATGGACAAAAAGAGTTCGATGATATTACAGGGAGCATTGCTAACAGAATTTAAGACTGTGACGGCGATGGTGAAGATCTATTGTCATGCTCATCATACTGAACATGAGGGTCGTGACGAACTGTGTGAAACGTGTGAAAGCCTGTTGGATTATGCAGAAATGCGACTTGATCGGTGTCCTTATGGCCAAAATAAACCAACGTGCAATCAATGCCCAATTCATTGTTATAAGCCTGAGCCGAAGGAGCAAATGCGGCTAGTTATGCGATATTCAGGCCCCAGAATGTTACTACCACATCCCATCCTTGCTATTCGCCATTTAATTCATGAAAAGAGGAAGGTACCAGAGCAGCCGAGTAGTAATGTGTCAAATCGTTATTTAAGAAAGCAAAAAGAAAAAGGGGCCTAG
- a CDS encoding EAL domain-containing protein — MVLNSRGAFNQHCYVDETGNHRARYKGLELSSVFQPIFDGRRRLIGLEALLRVFSTKTQKLIPPNLVLDTQKNDFIDCLNVDRLSRAIHLRNFATLNRTDITLFLNMLPISSEYNMQKAIDATLLLKRMQELGINTSRVVFELVETESMADELLTSATHYMQQVGFQVAIDDFGAGESNIKRLSLIKPDIIKVDRSLLQAFCQGRPASLIEVLQHARVLNVPVIIEGIETTKEFKQMQELEIHYYQGFLLGKPQNLKDIFGN; from the coding sequence ATGGTACTAAATTCCAGAGGGGCATTTAACCAGCACTGTTATGTCGATGAGACGGGCAATCATCGAGCGCGCTATAAAGGGCTGGAGTTGAGCAGTGTTTTTCAACCCATTTTTGATGGGCGAAGACGACTTATTGGCCTTGAAGCATTACTGAGGGTCTTTAGCACTAAAACTCAAAAGCTCATTCCTCCCAACCTTGTTTTAGATACCCAAAAGAATGACTTCATCGACTGCCTTAATGTCGACCGCCTCAGTAGGGCTATCCATCTTCGAAACTTCGCTACTCTTAACCGCACTGATATCACCTTATTTCTCAACATGTTGCCTATCTCAAGTGAATACAATATGCAAAAAGCCATCGATGCCACGCTACTTTTAAAACGTATGCAAGAACTTGGCATCAATACCAGCCGTGTTGTTTTTGAATTAGTTGAAACAGAATCGATGGCAGATGAACTATTAACCTCTGCCACACATTATATGCAGCAGGTGGGGTTTCAAGTTGCCATTGATGATTTTGGAGCGGGAGAATCCAACATAAAACGGCTCAGTTTGATAAAACCGGACATCATTAAAGTCGATCGTTCACTGTTGCAGGCATTTTGCCAAGGTCGCCCTGCCTCTCTCATTGAAGTATTACAGCATGCTCGCGTACTAAATGTTCCCGTGATCATAGAAGGCATTGAAACAACAAAAGAGTTTAAGCAAATGCAAGAGCTCGAGATCCACTACTACCAAGGTTTCTTACTTGGCAAACCGCAGAATCTAAAGGATATATTTGGGAATTAA
- a CDS encoding methyl-accepting chemotaxis protein, with product MKIATKIVLACTVLCAIGVVITGGFIGWKSSVLAEEALYNRASQQLISVREIKKNEIQRYFDQISGQVTTLAGLKSTQEAMLEFTQAFKAYPTNQVSSSDITKLNQYYSNQFGVTYRESNNGQSANESQRLSQIPEVGIALQARYIAVNPNGLGEKHKMESDSLGTDYDGVHKKHHPGIKSFLEQFGYYDIFLVDLDGDIVYSVFKELDFATNLTSGPYRDSGIAVAYREGMKKGNGQFYLEDFYPYYPSYEAAASFISTPVFTQGKRSGVLIFQMPVDEINALMTFDGKWQFAGLGYTGETYLVGPDKLMRSQPRMLIEDDTAYFEALKATGVSNDLVTQISDKGSAIGRQRVDSETLTLALTGQSGMKLSTSSTSGKPVFSAYAPVTAAGMKWAILTELTVEEALRDVEVLVEAEITTALICIVIVVIAAIALSYMVGNSISQPIRHASEQIKEISHNNDLTSRLTVNGKDEMAELAGALNTLFEHLQGMIRQFAQATDTLNSNTRSMSSNMNNTRSAVSEQSHKADSVATAVNQMSASIAEVAQFANRAAEYVTNANHTGNEGMKIGTSLGDEISQLDNEMKTAVEAIERLNAESNSIAEVLDVIQGIAEQTNLLALNAAIEAARAGEQGRGFAVVADEVRSLAGRTQSSTEEIRSKIDALQKETQGVAQSIQHANQTVSSGVETCHQNTDMLGQIVDMLSQLNEMTTQIAAAAAEQKAVTEDISGSITSIADASGAVSEQVNNVDEVIQDLSGQSDGLNKEIAQFKY from the coding sequence ATGAAAATTGCCACTAAAATTGTTCTGGCGTGTACGGTGTTATGTGCTATCGGTGTTGTTATCACGGGTGGATTCATTGGATGGAAATCATCGGTGCTCGCTGAAGAGGCGTTGTATAATCGGGCGTCGCAACAACTCATCTCCGTTAGAGAAATCAAGAAAAATGAAATCCAACGTTACTTTGACCAGATAAGTGGTCAGGTAACGACACTCGCAGGATTAAAATCGACACAGGAAGCGATGCTTGAATTTACTCAAGCTTTTAAAGCTTACCCCACAAATCAAGTCTCATCTTCTGATATCACAAAACTCAATCAATACTATTCTAATCAGTTCGGTGTGACTTACAGAGAGTCCAATAATGGACAGTCAGCCAATGAGTCACAAAGGCTCTCGCAGATCCCAGAGGTCGGCATAGCGCTCCAAGCCCGCTATATCGCAGTAAATCCAAATGGTCTGGGAGAGAAGCACAAGATGGAGAGTGACTCTTTAGGGACGGATTATGATGGGGTACATAAAAAACATCATCCTGGCATCAAATCGTTTCTTGAGCAGTTTGGCTACTACGACATATTTCTAGTGGATCTTGATGGTGACATTGTTTACTCCGTTTTTAAAGAACTCGACTTTGCTACTAACCTTACTTCCGGTCCGTATCGGGACAGTGGTATTGCTGTTGCGTATCGTGAAGGAATGAAGAAAGGCAATGGCCAGTTCTATCTTGAAGATTTCTATCCTTATTATCCGTCGTATGAAGCGGCTGCCTCATTTATTTCTACGCCAGTCTTTACGCAAGGAAAGCGGTCAGGGGTTTTAATTTTTCAAATGCCAGTGGATGAGATCAATGCACTCATGACATTTGATGGCAAATGGCAATTTGCAGGGTTGGGTTATACCGGGGAGACCTATCTCGTTGGCCCGGATAAGTTAATGCGTAGCCAACCAAGGATGCTAATTGAAGATGACACCGCTTATTTTGAGGCTTTAAAAGCAACTGGCGTATCAAATGATTTGGTTACCCAGATTTCAGACAAAGGCTCTGCAATTGGGCGTCAAAGAGTCGATAGTGAAACCTTAACTCTTGCATTGACCGGGCAAAGTGGGATGAAACTGTCGACGAGCAGCACTTCTGGTAAGCCCGTATTTTCCGCTTATGCGCCAGTAACGGCTGCGGGTATGAAATGGGCAATTTTGACCGAATTAACAGTTGAGGAAGCCTTGAGAGATGTGGAAGTGTTGGTTGAGGCGGAAATTACCACTGCACTGATTTGTATTGTGATCGTGGTTATTGCCGCGATTGCGCTGTCTTACATGGTTGGTAATAGCATTTCGCAACCTATTCGTCATGCCAGTGAACAAATCAAGGAGATCAGTCACAACAACGATTTGACATCACGGTTAACGGTTAATGGTAAAGATGAAATGGCGGAACTGGCTGGCGCATTGAATACCTTGTTTGAGCATTTACAAGGAATGATCCGACAATTTGCTCAGGCGACAGATACGTTGAATTCGAATACGCGCAGTATGTCTTCCAATATGAACAACACCCGTTCCGCTGTCTCTGAACAAAGTCATAAAGCAGATTCAGTCGCGACAGCTGTCAACCAAATGAGCGCGTCGATCGCTGAAGTCGCTCAGTTTGCAAACCGAGCAGCGGAATATGTTACTAATGCCAACCATACCGGGAATGAAGGTATGAAAATTGGTACCTCGCTGGGGGATGAAATTTCCCAACTCGACAATGAGATGAAAACAGCCGTTGAGGCAATAGAACGATTAAACGCAGAAAGTAATTCTATTGCAGAAGTACTCGATGTAATTCAGGGCATCGCGGAGCAAACCAATCTATTGGCATTGAATGCAGCAATTGAAGCCGCTCGAGCAGGGGAGCAAGGTAGAGGCTTTGCTGTCGTTGCCGATGAGGTGAGATCGCTTGCCGGTCGCACGCAATCTTCCACTGAAGAAATAAGATCAAAAATTGATGCATTACAAAAAGAGACCCAAGGTGTTGCTCAGAGTATTCAACATGCCAACCAAACTGTGTCATCAGGTGTGGAAACCTGCCATCAAAATACCGATATGCTTGGGCAAATTGTTGACATGCTCAGCCAGCTGAATGAAATGACGACTCAAATTGCCGCAGCGGCGGCGGAACAAAAAGCCGTGACAGAAGACATCAGTGGCAGTATCACCTCGATTGCAGATGCATCAGGGGCCGTTTCTGAACAAGTAAATAACGTAGATGAAGTGATTCAAGATTTATCAGGGCAATCTGATGGTTTGAATAAGGAGATCGCTCAATTTAAGTATTAG